A DNA window from Enterobacter cloacae subsp. cloacae ATCC 13047 contains the following coding sequences:
- the fucO gene encoding lactaldehyde reductase, which translates to MSFMLALPKISLHGAGAIGDMVRLLANKRWGKALIVTDGQLVKLGLLDSLFTALDAHQMSYQLFDAVFPNPTEALVQKGYAAYRDAECDYLIAFGGGSPIDTAKAIKILTANPGPSTDYSGVGKVKNPGVPLVAINTTAGTAAEMTSNAVIIDSARQVKEVIIDPNIIPDIAVDDASVMLDIPASVTAATGMDALTHAIEAYVSVGAHPLTDANALEAIRLINLWLPKAVDDGHNLEAREQMAFGQYLAGMAFNSAGLGLVHALAHQPGATHNLPHGVCNAILLPIIENFNRPNAVARFARVAQAMGVDTRGMSDEAASMSAIQAIRDLSARVGIPSGFSQLGVTKADIEGWLDKALADPCAPCNPRTASRDEVRELYLEAL; encoded by the coding sequence ATGAGCTTTATGTTGGCACTGCCAAAAATCAGCCTGCACGGCGCGGGCGCTATTGGCGACATGGTCAGGTTGTTGGCGAACAAACGGTGGGGCAAAGCGTTGATTGTCACCGACGGCCAGCTGGTGAAGCTGGGCCTGCTGGACAGTCTGTTTACCGCGCTGGATGCGCACCAGATGTCATATCAGCTGTTTGACGCGGTCTTTCCCAACCCGACGGAGGCGCTGGTGCAAAAAGGCTATGCAGCATACCGGGACGCGGAATGTGATTATCTTATCGCCTTTGGTGGCGGCAGCCCGATTGATACCGCCAAAGCGATTAAAATCCTCACCGCCAATCCGGGTCCGTCCACCGATTATTCCGGCGTCGGCAAGGTGAAAAACCCGGGCGTGCCGCTGGTGGCGATTAACACCACCGCAGGCACGGCGGCGGAGATGACCAGCAACGCGGTGATTATTGACTCCGCGCGTCAGGTGAAAGAGGTGATCATCGACCCGAACATCATTCCGGATATCGCCGTGGATGATGCCAGCGTGATGCTGGATATTCCTGCGTCCGTCACTGCCGCAACGGGAATGGATGCGTTAACGCACGCCATTGAAGCCTATGTGTCCGTTGGCGCGCACCCGCTGACCGATGCCAACGCGCTGGAAGCAATTCGCCTGATTAACCTGTGGCTGCCCAAAGCGGTCGACGACGGTCATAACCTGGAAGCACGCGAGCAGATGGCGTTTGGTCAGTATCTGGCGGGCATGGCGTTTAACAGTGCTGGCCTCGGCCTCGTGCATGCCCTGGCGCACCAGCCGGGCGCGACGCACAATCTGCCGCACGGCGTGTGTAACGCCATCCTGCTGCCGATCATCGAAAACTTTAACCGCCCGAACGCCGTAGCACGGTTTGCTCGCGTGGCGCAGGCGATGGGCGTCGACACGCGCGGCATGAGCGACGAGGCGGCCAGCATGTCAGCGATTCAGGCGATTCGCGACCTGAGCGCCCGCGTCGGCATTCCGTCCGGCTTCAGCCAGCTTGGTGTCACTAAAGCCGATATCGAAGGCTGGCTGGATAAAGCCCTCGCCGACCCGTGCGCGCCATGCAACCCGCGCACCGCCAGCCGCGACGAGGTGCGCGAGCTGTATCTGGAGGCATTATGA
- the rhaM gene encoding L-rhamnose mutarotase — protein sequence MIRKAFVMQVNPDAHEEYARRHNPIWPELEAVLKDHGAHHYAIYLDRERNLLFATVEIESEERWNAVANTDVCQRWWKHMRDVMPSNPDNSPVSTGLEEVFYLD from the coding sequence ATGATCCGCAAAGCCTTTGTAATGCAGGTAAACCCGGACGCGCACGAGGAGTACGCGCGTCGCCACAACCCCATCTGGCCCGAGCTGGAAGCGGTGCTGAAGGACCACGGCGCGCACCACTACGCCATTTATCTCGACCGGGAACGTAACCTGCTGTTTGCCACCGTAGAGATTGAATCGGAGGAGCGCTGGAACGCGGTCGCGAATACCGACGTCTGCCAGCGCTGGTGGAAACACATGCGTGATGTTATGCCGTCGAACCCGGACAACAGCCCGGTGAGTACCGGGCTGGAAGAGGTGTTTTATCTGGACTGA